The stretch of DNA ACTCGATGGCGGCCGTGAAGTCCTGCACGGCGGCGGCGAACTCCACGCGCAAGTACCGCGCCTGCCCGCGCTCGTTGAGCGCCGTGGCGAGGTCGCTGCGGGCGCTGCGGGGACGGAAGAGCGGCGTTAGCGGGGGCCCGCCCGgcgcgcccgccccgctccccggccCCGGCGTTAccccggggggctgcgggcgATGAAGCGGCTCAAGAGCTCCTCGGCCGCCGAGAGCCGCCGCGCCCGCAGctccgcccgcgccgccgccagCAGCGCCGCCGCCTCGCCCGCCATCGCGCTGACGTCACGCGGGGCGGGCGCGCCCTGACGTCACGGGCACGGCGGCGCGGGA from Corvus cornix cornix isolate S_Up_H32 chromosome 3, ASM73873v5, whole genome shotgun sequence encodes:
- the TTC32 gene encoding tetratricopeptide repeat protein 32 codes for the protein MAGEAAALLAAARAELRARRLSAAEELLSRFIARSPPGARSDLATALNERGQARYLRVEFAAAVQDFTAAIECQPGFEVPYYNRGLVRYRLGDFDEAMKDFRKVLELNPQFEDAALSLKQAILDKEEKQKRGY